From a region of the Streptomyces puniciscabiei genome:
- a CDS encoding DUF2795 domain-containing protein, which produces MAGINPPDLQKALSGAEYPANSDQLRKVAEKNHASKEVTERIAHLGKKEFQNPAEVSKAVFQNE; this is translated from the coding sequence ATGGCGGGTATCAACCCCCCTGACCTGCAGAAAGCGCTGTCCGGCGCGGAGTACCCGGCGAACTCCGACCAGCTTCGGAAGGTCGCCGAGAAGAACCACGCGTCCAAGGAGGTCACCGAGCGCATCGCGCACCTCGGGAAGAAGGAGTTCCAGAACCCCGCCGAGGTGAGCAAGGCCGTCTTCCAGAACGAATGA
- a CDS encoding DUF2795 domain-containing protein: protein MSTARTSVPEVLAALKDVSYPADKDRLVTAAREAGASDEVVKALRGIPAEQYTGREDVARSVRVDPDSDLDRTAAQRAEQAREGGKPGLSQHLREEPRTPIQEEFDR from the coding sequence ATGAGCACGGCACGCACCAGCGTCCCCGAGGTGCTGGCCGCGCTGAAGGACGTGTCGTACCCGGCCGACAAGGACCGCCTGGTCACGGCCGCGCGTGAGGCGGGCGCGTCGGACGAGGTCGTCAAGGCCCTGCGCGGCATCCCCGCCGAGCAGTACACCGGCCGCGAGGACGTGGCGAGGTCGGTACGGGTGGATCCGGACTCCGACCTCGACCGCACCGCCGCACAGCGCGCGGAACAGGCACGGGAGGGCGGCAAGCCGGGACTCTCCCAGCACCTGCGGGAGGAGCCGAGGACACCGATCCAGGAGGAGTTCGACCGCTGA
- a CDS encoding purine-cytosine permease family protein, whose product MTQPQEPLDSTGGRSAGRPLQVETHGLDVIGDAERKGTPRSLFWPWFGANVSVLGLSYGAFAFGFGISFWQALAAGVLGIAGSFLLCGVVAVAGKRGSAPTMVLSRAAYGVRGNRLPSVISWMLTVGWETVLTALATMATATVLGRLGWGGGTGTEIAALAVVAALTVVGGVMGFDLIMRLQTVITVVTGFLTVVYVALVAGHIHWSTVSAVPSGSAQEFIGALVFMMTGFGLGWVNAAADYSRYLPRSSSSRGVIGWTTFGASAAPLLLLVFGLLLAGSSQALSKAVAADPIGALTTILPTWFLVPFAVVAVLGLVGGAVLDIYSSGLALLSAGLPVPRYLAALLDGVLMIAGSVYIVFFAGDFLGQFMGFLTTLGVPIAAWCGIVLADLALRRRDYDDGDLYRPHGRYGDIAPAPLLLTLAATAVGWGLVTNTAASWLTWQGYLLGPVGLGGRAGAWAYANLGVLVSLAVAFLGHLLTGRGRVHAQEARAPSPVTDEEVLHA is encoded by the coding sequence ATGACGCAACCGCAGGAACCGCTCGACAGCACCGGCGGCAGATCCGCCGGCCGCCCGCTGCAGGTGGAGACTCACGGCCTCGACGTCATCGGGGACGCGGAGCGCAAGGGCACCCCGCGTTCGCTGTTCTGGCCCTGGTTCGGCGCCAACGTCTCCGTACTCGGCCTGAGCTACGGCGCCTTCGCGTTCGGCTTCGGGATCTCCTTCTGGCAGGCCCTCGCGGCCGGAGTGCTCGGCATCGCCGGCTCGTTCCTGCTGTGCGGGGTCGTCGCGGTCGCCGGGAAGCGCGGCTCGGCGCCCACGATGGTGCTCAGCCGGGCGGCGTACGGAGTGCGCGGCAACCGGCTGCCGTCCGTGATCTCCTGGATGCTCACCGTCGGCTGGGAGACCGTCCTCACCGCGCTCGCCACGATGGCCACCGCGACCGTCCTCGGCCGCCTCGGCTGGGGCGGCGGCACCGGGACCGAGATCGCCGCCCTCGCGGTCGTGGCCGCGCTGACCGTCGTCGGCGGAGTCATGGGCTTCGACCTGATCATGCGGCTGCAGACGGTGATCACCGTGGTCACCGGCTTCCTCACCGTCGTCTACGTCGCCCTCGTCGCCGGCCACATCCACTGGAGCACGGTGAGCGCCGTGCCGTCCGGCTCCGCGCAGGAGTTCATCGGCGCGCTGGTGTTCATGATGACCGGCTTCGGCCTGGGCTGGGTGAACGCCGCCGCCGACTACTCCCGCTATCTGCCCCGGAGTTCCTCCAGCCGCGGGGTGATCGGCTGGACCACCTTCGGCGCCTCGGCGGCCCCCCTGCTCCTGCTGGTCTTCGGCCTGCTGCTGGCCGGTTCCTCCCAAGCGCTGAGCAAGGCCGTCGCGGCCGACCCGATCGGCGCGCTCACCACGATCCTGCCCACCTGGTTCCTGGTGCCGTTCGCCGTGGTCGCCGTGCTCGGCCTGGTCGGCGGCGCAGTCCTCGACATCTACTCCTCGGGCCTCGCCCTGCTCTCCGCCGGCCTGCCGGTGCCCCGCTATCTGGCCGCTCTCCTCGACGGCGTCCTGATGATCGCCGGCTCGGTCTACATCGTGTTCTTCGCCGGCGACTTCCTCGGCCAGTTCATGGGCTTCCTCACCACGCTCGGCGTCCCCATCGCCGCCTGGTGCGGCATCGTCCTCGCCGACCTCGCCCTGCGCCGCCGCGACTACGACGACGGCGACCTCTACCGCCCGCACGGCCGCTACGGCGACATCGCCCCGGCGCCCCTGCTCCTCACCCTCGCCGCCACGGCCGTCGGCTGGGGCCTGGTCACCAACACCGCCGCGAGCTGGCTCACCTGGCAGGGCTACCTCCTCGGCCCCGTGGGCCTCGGCGGCAGGGCCGGTGCCTGGGCCTACGCCAACCTCGGCGTCCTGGTGTCGCTGGCCGTCGCCTTCCTCGGGCACCTGCTGACGGGCCGGGGCCGGGTCCACGCCCAGGAGGCGCGGGCACCGAGCCCGGTGACCGACGAGGAGGTGCTCCACGCATGA
- a CDS encoding cysteine hydrolase family protein, translated as MTGGHLAVIDMQRVFADPASPWATPRYADAAAGVRSLLPAFAGRVTFTRFLAPGEPAGAWRAYYDQWPFARQPPDAELWRLSGEFAGLADHVVDATTFGKWIPELAARVGPDDRLVLAGVSTECCVLSTALAAADAGTEVLVVADACAGADDDSHLKALQIMELYRPLVRVTTVDELLAEAGP; from the coding sequence ATGACCGGCGGACACCTCGCCGTCATCGACATGCAGCGTGTCTTCGCCGACCCGGCGAGCCCATGGGCCACGCCCCGGTACGCCGACGCGGCGGCGGGGGTGCGCAGCCTGCTGCCGGCCTTCGCGGGCCGCGTCACCTTCACCCGCTTCCTGGCCCCCGGGGAACCGGCCGGGGCCTGGCGCGCGTACTACGACCAGTGGCCCTTCGCCCGGCAGCCCCCGGACGCCGAACTCTGGCGGCTCTCCGGCGAGTTCGCCGGCCTGGCCGACCACGTCGTGGACGCCACCACCTTCGGCAAGTGGATCCCGGAACTCGCCGCGCGCGTCGGCCCGGACGACCGTCTGGTCCTGGCCGGTGTCAGCACCGAGTGCTGTGTGCTCTCCACCGCCCTGGCCGCCGCCGACGCCGGCACGGAGGTGCTGGTGGTCGCGGACGCCTGCGCGGGCGCGGACGACGACTCCCACCTCAAGGCCCTGCAGATCATGGAGCTGTACCGGCCGCTGGTCCGGGTCACCACGGTCGACGAGCTGCTCGCCGAGGCCGGGCCGTGA
- a CDS encoding GntR family transcriptional regulator, with protein sequence MTGVPLEHQRISRILAREIRDGSGRAGARLPGEHVLAERFGVSRTAVRAALAELSEEA encoded by the coding sequence GTGACCGGCGTTCCGCTCGAGCACCAGCGGATCAGCCGGATCCTCGCCCGGGAGATCCGCGACGGCAGCGGCCGGGCCGGTGCGCGGCTGCCCGGCGAACACGTCCTCGCCGAGCGGTTCGGCGTCAGCCGTACGGCCGTGCGCGCGGCCCTCGCCGAACTGTCCGAGGAGGCCTGA
- a CDS encoding SseB family protein, producing METPAHNDLPTPAQQALDTLAVNAEDEAALDVLAHSDVLVPVPDDAVDGEGADATTVALPVLEQPGGGPVVPVFTTEGEMAGLLPFVSRYRLIPLGALASQWPDEDLSLAIDGNSTHALTLTSQGVRTLLAR from the coding sequence ATGGAGACACCCGCACACAACGACCTGCCGACGCCGGCCCAGCAGGCGCTGGACACGCTGGCCGTGAACGCCGAGGACGAGGCCGCGCTGGACGTCCTCGCCCACAGTGACGTGCTCGTCCCCGTGCCGGACGACGCGGTCGACGGAGAGGGCGCCGACGCCACGACCGTGGCCCTGCCCGTTCTGGAACAGCCCGGAGGGGGCCCGGTCGTGCCCGTCTTCACCACGGAGGGCGAGATGGCCGGGCTCCTGCCCTTCGTCTCCCGGTACCGTCTCATCCCCCTCGGCGCCCTGGCCTCCCAGTGGCCCGACGAGGACCTCTCCCTGGCCATAGACGGCAACTCCACGCACGCCCTGACGCTCACGTCCCAGGGGGTACGCACGCTGCTGGCCCGCTGA
- the pqqB gene encoding pyrroloquinoline quinone biosynthesis protein PqqB, which translates to MRVVLLGTAAGGGFPQWNCACSLCTAARDGKLPSRTQECAAVTGNGRDWWLLNASPDLRIQLTATPALWPGPGPRDTPLRGVLLTDAEADHVTGMAELRGAARLKVYAAPPVHAVLAPARAALDRYAPWEWADSLADGGFVLAGGLVVTAHPLGAKIPKYVPVQAPEPSAPWVTAYRVEDLASGGVLVYAPCVGTWSPDLDELCAEADCVLLDGTFYAADEMGMTVRTPARQAAMGHLPVSGPDGTLAALARHPGARRIYTHLNNTNPLLDPASPARARIAEEGVEILPDGAELVL; encoded by the coding sequence GTGAGGGTCGTCCTGCTGGGCACCGCCGCCGGTGGCGGCTTCCCGCAGTGGAACTGCGCCTGCTCACTGTGTACGGCGGCGAGGGACGGCAAGCTGCCCTCCCGCACCCAGGAGTGCGCCGCCGTCACGGGCAACGGCCGCGACTGGTGGCTGCTGAACGCCTCGCCCGATCTGCGTATCCAGCTCACCGCCACACCGGCGCTGTGGCCCGGCCCCGGCCCCCGGGACACCCCGCTCCGCGGCGTCCTGCTCACCGACGCCGAGGCCGACCACGTCACCGGCATGGCCGAGCTGCGCGGGGCGGCGCGGCTGAAGGTCTACGCCGCCCCGCCGGTCCACGCCGTGCTGGCACCCGCCCGGGCCGCCCTGGACCGATACGCTCCCTGGGAGTGGGCGGACAGCCTGGCCGACGGCGGGTTCGTGCTGGCCGGCGGGCTGGTGGTCACGGCCCATCCGCTGGGCGCGAAGATCCCGAAGTACGTGCCGGTGCAGGCGCCGGAGCCGTCCGCCCCGTGGGTGACGGCGTACCGGGTCGAGGACCTGGCCAGCGGGGGAGTGCTGGTCTACGCGCCCTGTGTGGGCACCTGGAGTCCGGACCTGGACGAGCTGTGCGCCGAGGCCGACTGCGTGCTGCTGGACGGCACCTTCTACGCGGCCGACGAGATGGGCATGACGGTACGGACCCCGGCCCGCCAGGCCGCCATGGGCCATCTGCCGGTCAGCGGCCCGGACGGCACCCTCGCCGCCCTGGCCCGGCATCCCGGCGCACGCCGGATCTACACCCACCTCAACAACACGAACCCGCTGCTCGACCCCGCCTCCCCGGCCCGCGCCCGCATTGCCGAGGAGGGCGTGGAGATCCTGCCCGACGGGGCGGAGCTGGTGCTGTAG
- a CDS encoding MarR family winged helix-turn-helix transcriptional regulator → MAVKTADARLEERWRDILAVHARTMCEIDRSLHPHGLGASDFEVLDILATESPAQGDQCRVQNLVGRVHLTQSALSRLIGRLEKDGLVERSVCAEDRRGVWVALTPKGRALHAEVLPLQRAVLERMLTGLERQGSRQDQ, encoded by the coding sequence ATGGCAGTCAAGACGGCCGACGCCCGGCTCGAGGAGCGGTGGCGGGACATCCTCGCCGTGCACGCCCGCACCATGTGCGAGATCGACCGGTCCCTGCATCCGCACGGGCTGGGCGCCAGCGACTTCGAGGTGCTGGACATCCTGGCGACCGAGTCGCCCGCGCAGGGCGACCAGTGCCGGGTGCAGAACCTGGTCGGGCGGGTTCATCTCACCCAGAGCGCGCTGTCCCGGCTGATCGGCCGGCTGGAGAAGGACGGGCTGGTGGAGCGCTCGGTCTGCGCGGAGGATCGCCGCGGGGTGTGGGTGGCGCTCACCCCGAAGGGCCGCGCCCTGCACGCCGAGGTGCTGCCGCTCCAGCGCGCCGTGCTGGAGCGCATGCTGACCGGTCTGGAGCGCCAGGGCAGCCGGCAGGACCAGTAG
- a CDS encoding VOC family protein: MTAGVQTIIYPVKDKDRAKALFTALLGVEPYADEPYYVGFKAEGQDVGLDPNGHAQGLTGPVPFWHVTDLRERLAALLAAGAEVVQDVRDVGNGRLIASVKDPDGNPIGLLQDPVA, from the coding sequence ATGACCGCCGGCGTGCAGACGATCATCTACCCCGTGAAGGACAAGGACCGCGCCAAGGCCCTGTTCACCGCCCTCCTGGGTGTCGAGCCGTACGCGGACGAGCCCTACTACGTCGGTTTCAAGGCCGAGGGACAGGACGTCGGCCTCGACCCGAACGGGCATGCCCAGGGACTGACCGGGCCGGTGCCGTTCTGGCACGTCACCGATCTCCGGGAGCGCCTCGCGGCCCTGCTGGCGGCGGGCGCCGAGGTCGTCCAGGACGTGCGGGACGTCGGCAACGGCAGGCTGATCGCCTCGGTCAAGGACCCCGACGGCAACCCGATCGGCCTCCTCCAGGACCCGGTCGCCTGA
- a CDS encoding LacI family DNA-binding transcriptional regulator — translation MTMSNSGGRRKPPTIHDVAREAGVSRGTVSRVLNGGHYVSPAAAEAVNAAIRRTGYVVNRHARSLITGRSDSVGFLLTEPQERFFEDPNFNVLLRGCTQALAAHDVPLLLMIAGTEDERRRITRYITAGHVDGVLLVSSHSGDPVAEELREAGVPLVACGKPIGLGSKVSYVAADDRDGARDMVRHLLSLGRRRIGVVTGPLDTPGGVERLAGYKEVLAEAGLGVDESLIVSGDYSRASGEAGAERLLAQAPDMDAVFVASDLMAQGVLAALHRAGKKVPDDIAVGGFDDSPAATAATPQLTTIRQPWDRISNEMVRVLLAQIGGEDPAAVILPTELVRRASA, via the coding sequence ATGACCATGAGCAATTCGGGGGGCCGGCGCAAACCGCCGACGATCCACGACGTGGCGCGGGAGGCAGGCGTCTCGCGCGGCACCGTCTCGCGTGTGCTCAACGGCGGGCACTACGTCAGCCCCGCCGCGGCCGAGGCGGTCAACGCCGCCATCCGCAGGACCGGGTACGTGGTGAACCGGCACGCCCGCTCGCTGATCACCGGCCGCTCCGACTCGGTCGGCTTCCTGCTGACCGAGCCGCAGGAGCGGTTCTTCGAGGACCCCAACTTCAATGTGCTGCTGCGCGGTTGCACCCAGGCGCTGGCCGCGCACGACGTCCCGCTGCTGCTGATGATCGCGGGCACCGAGGACGAACGGCGGCGCATCACGCGGTACATCACCGCCGGGCATGTCGACGGGGTGCTGCTGGTCTCCAGCCACTCGGGCGATCCGGTCGCGGAGGAACTGCGGGAGGCGGGCGTGCCGCTCGTCGCCTGCGGCAAGCCGATCGGCCTTGGCTCGAAGGTGAGTTACGTGGCCGCCGACGACCGGGACGGGGCCCGGGACATGGTCCGGCATCTGCTGTCACTGGGGCGTCGGCGGATCGGTGTGGTCACCGGTCCGCTGGACACCCCCGGTGGTGTGGAGCGGCTCGCCGGGTACAAGGAGGTGCTGGCCGAGGCGGGCCTCGGGGTCGACGAGAGCCTGATCGTCTCCGGGGACTACAGCCGGGCGAGCGGTGAGGCGGGCGCGGAGCGGCTGCTGGCGCAGGCACCGGACATGGACGCCGTGTTCGTCGCCTCCGACCTGATGGCGCAGGGCGTGCTGGCCGCGCTGCACCGCGCGGGCAAAAAGGTGCCGGATGACATCGCTGTCGGCGGCTTCGACGACTCCCCGGCGGCTACGGCCGCGACGCCCCAGCTCACCACGATCCGGCAGCCGTGGGACCGGATCAGCAACGAGATGGTGCGGGTGCTGCTCGCGCAGATCGGCGGGGAGGATCCGGCGGCGGTGATCCTTCCTACGGAGTTGGTGCGGCGCGCTTCCGCGTGA
- a CDS encoding carbohydrate ABC transporter permease: MSSLAVRKAAPAAGTSPGTAQAPPLRHRIALVPTITLLIGAIYMLLPVAWVVIASTKSGHELFSTFTFLPGSGFTGNIKDLNAYRGGIYWTWMGNSALYAGLGALLSTAVSAFSGYALATYRFKARETIFNVLLAGVLMPPVILAIPQYLLLAKANLTDSYLSVLLPQILSPYGVYLARIYASAAVPADVVEAGRMDGASEWRIFTRIALPMMIPGMVTVFLFQFVAIWNNFLLPYIMLSDDEKFPLTLGLYTLLEQGSNTPALYTLVITGAFLAVLPLIALFLVIQRFWSLDLLSGAVKS, from the coding sequence GTGAGTTCTCTTGCCGTCCGCAAGGCCGCCCCGGCCGCGGGCACCTCGCCCGGAACCGCGCAGGCCCCGCCGTTGCGCCACCGGATCGCCCTGGTCCCGACGATCACCCTGCTGATCGGCGCGATCTACATGCTGCTGCCGGTCGCCTGGGTGGTGATCGCGTCCACCAAGTCCGGCCACGAGCTGTTCTCCACCTTCACCTTCCTGCCCGGCTCCGGCTTCACCGGCAACATCAAGGACCTCAACGCCTACCGAGGCGGCATCTACTGGACGTGGATGGGCAACTCCGCGCTGTACGCCGGTCTCGGCGCCCTGCTGTCGACCGCCGTCTCGGCGTTCAGCGGCTACGCCCTCGCGACCTACCGCTTCAAGGCCCGCGAGACGATCTTCAACGTCCTGCTCGCGGGCGTACTGATGCCGCCGGTGATCCTCGCCATCCCGCAGTACCTGCTGCTGGCGAAGGCGAATCTCACGGACTCCTACCTGTCCGTGCTGCTGCCACAGATCCTCTCCCCCTACGGCGTCTACCTCGCCCGGATCTACGCGTCAGCCGCCGTCCCCGCCGACGTGGTGGAGGCCGGGCGGATGGACGGGGCGAGCGAGTGGCGGATCTTCACCCGGATCGCGCTGCCCATGATGATCCCGGGCATGGTCACGGTGTTCCTGTTCCAGTTCGTCGCGATCTGGAACAACTTCCTGCTGCCGTACATCATGCTCAGCGACGACGAGAAGTTCCCGCTCACGCTGGGTCTGTACACGCTGCTGGAGCAGGGCTCCAACACCCCCGCGCTGTACACGCTGGTGATCACGGGCGCGTTCCTCGCGGTCCTGCCGCTGATCGCGCTGTTCCTGGTGATTCAGCGGTTCTGGAGCCTCGACCTGCTCTCCGGGGCCGTAAAGTCATGA
- a CDS encoding carbohydrate ABC transporter permease, giving the protein MSSTAGRRSYGVKGAPYAFLVPATILFALFFALPIGYALWLSFRKIHVSGLGLGSGARHEVWAGFENYTEAFQDSELLHGALRVLGYGCIVVPVMLGLALLFALMLDSEKVRLAPFTRLAIFLPYAIPGVVAALMWGFLYLPSVSPFYYVLQKLHLPQPNLLDGGPLYVALSNIAVWGGTGFNMIVIYTSLRSIPAEVYEAARLDGATPLQIALKIKVPLVAPSLVLTFFFSIIATLQVFNEPTTLHPLTNSVNLSWSPLMKVYQDAFHRNDIYSAAAEATLIALATLVLSFGFLRAANRRDKQEEAR; this is encoded by the coding sequence GTGAGCAGCACGGCAGGCCGGAGGTCGTACGGGGTCAAGGGGGCCCCGTACGCCTTCCTCGTTCCGGCAACGATCCTCTTCGCCCTCTTCTTCGCGCTGCCCATCGGGTACGCCCTCTGGCTCAGCTTCCGCAAGATCCACGTCTCCGGCCTGGGCCTCGGGTCCGGGGCGCGGCACGAGGTCTGGGCCGGCTTCGAGAACTACACCGAGGCCTTCCAGGACAGCGAGCTGCTGCACGGCGCGCTGCGCGTGCTCGGGTACGGCTGCATCGTCGTACCGGTGATGCTCGGTCTCGCGCTGCTGTTCGCGCTGATGCTGGACTCGGAGAAGGTGCGGCTCGCCCCGTTCACCCGGCTCGCGATCTTCCTGCCGTACGCCATCCCCGGTGTGGTGGCCGCGCTGATGTGGGGCTTCCTGTACCTGCCGTCCGTCAGCCCCTTCTACTACGTCCTGCAGAAGCTGCACCTGCCGCAGCCGAACCTGCTGGACGGCGGCCCGCTCTACGTCGCCCTGTCGAACATCGCGGTCTGGGGCGGCACCGGCTTCAACATGATCGTCATCTACACCTCGCTCCGGTCGATCCCGGCCGAGGTGTACGAGGCGGCGAGGCTCGACGGCGCCACCCCGCTGCAGATCGCGCTGAAGATCAAGGTCCCGCTGGTGGCACCCTCGCTGGTGCTGACGTTCTTCTTCTCGATCATCGCGACGCTCCAGGTGTTCAACGAGCCGACCACCCTCCACCCGCTGACCAATTCCGTGAACCTGAGCTGGAGTCCGCTGATGAAGGTGTACCAGGACGCCTTCCACCGGAACGACATCTACTCGGCGGCGGCCGAGGCGACGCTGATCGCCCTGGCCACCCTGGTGCTGTCCTTCGGGTTCCTGCGGGCTGCGAACCGCCGTGACAAGCAGGAGGAGGCGCGGTGA
- a CDS encoding ABC transporter substrate-binding protein, giving the protein MPHTKRRRLVTTALAVALGATTLAACGSGDDSRSESGPVSLTYWTWTPGMDKVVDLWNKGPGKKDRITVTVKKQASGDTLVTKILTAHKAKKAPDLVQAEYQALPTLVSNDALADISKEVGDVKSKFADGVWQQTTLGTDAVYAVPQDIGPMMFYYRADLFKKYGLTVPTTWDEFAQVARQLRKKAPDKYLTTFSANDSGLFAGLAQQAGAKWWTTSGDKWKVAINDAATQKVARFWGGLVREGVIDNQPMYQPAWNKALDTGEEIAWVSAVWAPGTLTTAAPDTKGKWAMAPLPQWSQGQDVTGSWGGSSTAVTTDSAHKDAAAEFAAWLNTDHDALNALAKDGGIYPASTSAQLSGAFTTPPAFFSNQPDFYTKAADIAKTTAPSAWGPNVNVAYATFNDAFGAAAKNKSDFVTALNRMQDATVADMKKQGFGVSR; this is encoded by the coding sequence ATGCCGCACACGAAGCGTCGTCGCCTCGTGACAACCGCCCTCGCCGTCGCGCTCGGCGCGACCACCCTCGCCGCCTGCGGCTCCGGGGACGACAGCAGGTCCGAGTCCGGTCCGGTCTCGCTGACGTACTGGACCTGGACGCCCGGCATGGACAAGGTCGTCGACCTGTGGAACAAGGGGCCCGGGAAGAAGGACCGGATCACCGTCACGGTGAAGAAGCAGGCGTCCGGCGACACGCTCGTCACCAAGATCCTCACCGCGCACAAGGCGAAGAAGGCCCCGGACCTGGTGCAGGCCGAGTACCAGGCGCTGCCGACACTGGTCAGCAATGACGCGCTGGCCGACATATCCAAGGAAGTCGGCGACGTGAAGAGCAAGTTCGCCGACGGCGTCTGGCAGCAGACCACGCTCGGCACGGACGCGGTCTACGCGGTCCCGCAGGACATCGGCCCGATGATGTTCTACTACCGCGCGGACCTGTTCAAGAAGTACGGCCTGACGGTGCCGACCACCTGGGACGAGTTCGCGCAGGTCGCCCGGCAGCTGAGGAAGAAGGCGCCGGACAAGTACCTGACCACCTTCTCCGCCAATGACTCCGGTCTCTTCGCCGGTCTCGCCCAGCAGGCCGGCGCCAAGTGGTGGACCACATCCGGCGACAAGTGGAAGGTCGCCATCAACGACGCCGCCACCCAGAAGGTCGCCAGGTTCTGGGGCGGGCTGGTCAGGGAAGGCGTCATCGACAACCAGCCGATGTACCAGCCGGCCTGGAACAAGGCGCTCGACACGGGCGAGGAGATCGCCTGGGTCAGCGCCGTGTGGGCGCCGGGCACGCTGACCACGGCAGCCCCGGACACCAAGGGCAAGTGGGCCATGGCCCCGCTCCCCCAGTGGTCGCAGGGCCAGGACGTGACCGGCAGCTGGGGCGGCTCCTCCACGGCCGTCACCACCGACTCCGCGCACAAGGACGCCGCCGCCGAGTTCGCCGCCTGGCTGAACACCGACCACGACGCCCTCAACGCGCTGGCGAAGGACGGCGGTATCTACCCCGCCTCCACCTCCGCCCAGCTCAGCGGCGCGTTCACCACCCCGCCGGCGTTCTTCTCCAACCAGCCCGACTTCTACACCAAGGCCGCCGACATCGCGAAGACCACGGCGCCTTCCGCCTGGGGCCCGAACGTGAACGTCGCCTACGCGACCTTCAACGACGCGTTCGGCGCCGCCGCCAAGAACAAGTCGGACTTCGTCACCGCCCTGAACAGGATGCAGGACGCCACGGTCGCCGACATGAAGAAGCAGGGCTTCGGGGTCTCTCGGTGA